A stretch of DNA from Leopardus geoffroyi isolate Oge1 chromosome B3, O.geoffroyi_Oge1_pat1.0, whole genome shotgun sequence:
TCTAGGCCCATCCATCCCCTCTATTTTAATTGTCTGGTCAAGAACATTTATGTAGTACCCACCGTGAACACAGCACTCTGTGAACTACAATGATGAGCCCTCGCTGGTCCCCAGGTACCATCCTCTCTCACCTTTGGGCCCTGCTCATTAACTCCATGGTTCCTTCCTCTCAACCTTGTGACCTCATAATGGCACCTGTCTCCCACTTTGCCTTTTCCATCTCTAGCCTCTGACCCCTGGCCCTTCAGCTCCTGGTCTAATACTAAGCCCTCTCCCCAGCCTGACCCCCAGCCTTTCTGCTGCTGGTAGGGACTTAAAGTTGGAGAACCTGTTGCTGGACAAGTGGGAGAATGTGAAGATATCGGACTTTGGCTTCGCCAAGATGGTGCCTTCTAACCAGACTGTGCGTGGTAGCTCTTCTTACCGCCATATGAACTGCTTTACCCACCTCAGCCGGACCTACTGTGGCAGCTTTGCTTATGCCTGCCCGGAGATCTTGCTGGGCTTGCCCTACAACCCTTTCCTGTCTGACACCTGGAGCATGGGCGTCATCCTCTACACTCTAGTGGTGGCCCGGCTGCCCTTTGATGACACCAATCTCTTAAAGCTGCTGAAAGAGACTCAAAAGGAGGTCACTTTTCCACCTAACTACTCCATCTCCCAGGAGTGCAAGGTGCTGGCTCCCCCAGGAGGGCTGAGGCCTCAGGGATGACCCACAGGGAGGGAATACCTAATGTAGGCCTCCCCACCCTGGGGGAGGCTCTTCCCCACCATCACTGTCTCACACTGTAGCCCCTGCCCCAGAGTAGTTGGTGGGGAGGGAGCTTAAAGGGCCATTCCTGGGCTCCACACCTTAGATGTGAGTGATGAGCTGGTTTCAGCAGGATAAGGCAAGGATTTCCCCCCAAGgaacccttccttcccttctgctccAGGGAGTTACATGCCAGGCTCAACAGGATAAAATCAGGGCCACACCCCCTTTTACCAGAGTGGTGTGATGGGCTATCCTGCTTCTCTCTCAGGTCCAACTGCTCATTGCCTGTGTGGCACAATGGGAGGCAAGCTCAGCCAagacctctctctcccctgccctagAACCTGGTCTTCCAGACGCTATGCCAAGCCACCAAGCGTGCCACCATCCTGGACATCATCAAGGATCCTTGGGTGCTCAAGTTCCAGCCTGAGCAACCCACCCATGAGATCAGGCTGCTTGAGGCCATGTGCCAACCCCCCAGCACCACTAATCGGCACCAGTCCTTGGAAATCAATACCTAAAAGTGGTTAAGGGAGGGAGTTGAGAGAGGAGCAAAGCAGGAGGGTCTGGGGCTAACGATCttttctaccaaaaataaatctaTACCTGATTTAGTTTCATCAGCTGGAGTCAAAGACACTCTTTCCTCAAGGGAACTAGCAGGGAACACTACTGAGTCCAAGAGGTGGATTTCTAACCAGTCTGTAACTGGTCATCTTGACACCTATTAAAGTCAACACTGTAATTCAGTATATAGCTCACATGTGGCTCAGGGGGAGAGGGTGCTCAGATGAACATCACTTTCGGGAAGTTTCATTATTCTaagtaaatgcttattattaCACATCTCTGtgcattctaaaattttttttttttttttttttttttccaacgtttatttagttttgggacagagagagacagagcatgaacgggggaggggcagagagagagggagacacagaatcggaaacaggctccaggctctgagccatcagcccagagcccgacgcggggctcaaactcacggaccgcgagatcgtgacccggctgaagtcggacgcttaaccgactgcgccacccaggcgcccctctgtgcaTTCTAAATGTTCAAGCAGTGGGGCAGAGGCCCTGGTTGCTGTTTGGCCATGGCTCTCCCTGTTTATAACCAAAGGGATGGCATTATTTGCTCTCTTAGAAATGGGTATCAGGATGTGTGAAATGCCTtggtttcttctccttccttcaaaTGCCACCTTAACCACGACTGAAACGATCTGAGTGAATCATGCACACTATTGCTCTTAGAAACAGAAATGACAGTTCAAACCAAGCCTGTTAGCTATGAGTTCTGAATAATGGAAAGCTCCTTGCTCCTTTATCCCTGtattctccctccctgcccttgaAAATGGGCTTTGCAAAGGGAAAATGAGTAGTAAGTCATGGGGCTGTCTTGGCAGAGGCATGACTGGGGGAAAGCAATGAGAGAAGACTCAGAGACAGCTCCACATGGTCCCAAGATAAATAATAGGTGGCAGTTTAACCTTAACCTCAGCACCAGGCAACTCTAGGACAAACCAATGTGAAAGATGAAACAGTacatgcctggaacatagtaggtcaAGATATTGTCAGTGCCCACTTTCTCTATGTTCCAATGCCCCTTCTTACTCCCACTATGACTCATCGCTTGAAACAAAGCTCCAAAGACCAGGGAAGAGTTTCAGGTGTAGATGAGGCAGTATAAACACTAGGGTTCCATCTGCCTGATTTTATTGGGAACAAGGGCACTGTAACTGTTATCAAAGAGAAGGAAGCCAAGGGGCTCCTCTTGCACCAACATTCTCTTTCAGAgttgagccagggaggggagggcaacaACCCTTTTTCAGGCAGGGTCACTATCACCCTCAGCaggacccccccccaaaaggctACGTTTCTTTGCTTAGCACTTGGCACTTAAGGAAAAGAGACCAATGAAGTCAGCGCCAGGAAAACAAGCCCAGACACATCAGGACACCCACTCAGCCAACTGCTTTAGTGCTTCTTCATCTTCATCCGCTTTGGGAGCTTGGGGGACAAGGATACccggagaaagaaagaagtattaGGGCTTTGGCAACATCAATAATCCCCTGCTGTGACACTGAGAGTCTGCTGAAACATCTCTCCCTCAGCAAAGAACGTAAAGGAGTGGTCCTTCCGCTTGCTGGGCTGCTGCAAATTCCCAGAGCAGCTCTGTACAAACTGGGAAGATGTGCTTCTTTCTCCCAGCACTTGCAGCCCCACACCAGGGTACACAGCTTGCTGAGTGAGGCAGAGGCTGGACTTAGTCTTCATTCCCCCTCAGCCAGGTACCCTTATGCAGTCAACAACCTGTGCAACTGTAGCAGCAGCCTTCTCTGCCTGGCTCCTTTGAGGCAGGATGTAAGAAGGATATAATCTTTCCCCATATCTATCCCACCCTCTCAAGTCCTTGAGACAAGAGCATAACCCTGAGTACCTGGCTCTTCAGGTAGATGTGTGGAAGGTACACCGGGCAGTTTGATGGGGGGTTCTTCCTCCTTGTCACCTACATGTAACAACTCCTGGGCCAATTCCTCCTGCTCCAGCTTCTCTAGCTCCTCCAACAGTTCATCCTGGACATGGAACAAGAAGACTGTTAAacatgaagaaaggaaatgtCTACTTCCAAAAACATACCATTTTTGAATCCCCCCTCCCAAATTTGCCCCACGATTCTCTTGGGCATTCCTTCCGGCTAGTCTCATGCTTTCTCCAATATTCCCTGACCCCTTGCTCCAATCACCTCATCCACATCAAAGCCCACAGGCCGAGAAATGGCATCTGAGATCTGCTGGGCCACCTCCTGTTGTTCTGTAATGTCGGCCATCAGTTCATCCACCTTGTCAATGTCCCTGAGAACAAGATATACAGCTATGAAATCAGGCAACAACGCTCCTGACTTTCCCATCTTGCATGGATGAAAACCCTCCTGTCTGTGGCCTCAGACTGATAAATCCATGGCTATCAGAAGAGATCCCTGGGAAATTATGTGGAAGCAAGTCTGGGCTGAGAATTGGCAAGAAGCCACTTTGGGGAGAATAGGCTGTACTCCTCTTCCTGAAGgatctttaaaaattaggaaaatcctggggcgcctgggtggcgcagtcggttaagcgtccgacttcagccaggtcatgatctcgcggtccgggagttcgagccccgcgtcaggctctgggctgatggctcagagcctggagcctgtttccgattctgtgtctccctctctctctgcccctcccccgttcatgctctgtctctctctgtcccaaaaataaataaacgttgaaaaaaaaattaaaaaaaaaaaaaaaattaggaaaatcctggggcgcctgggtggcgcagtcggttaagcgtccgacttcagccaggtcacgatctcgcggtccgtgagttcgagccccgcgtcgggctctgggctgatggctcagagcctggagcctgtttccgattctgtgtctccctctctctctgcccctcccccattcatgctctgtctctctctgtcccaaaaataaataaacgttgaaaaattaggaaaatccctccttctctctctgcccttctccaactcacactctttctttctctcaaaaataaataaacattaaaaaaaaatttaaaaaaaaaaaaaaaaaaggagcacctggatggctcagtcagttgagtgtctgacttcagctcaggtcatgatcttactgcttttgagtttgagccctgcgtcgggctctgtgctgacagctcggagcctggagcctgcttccgattctgtgtctccttctctctctgcccctctctcactcacactgtttctttctctcaaaaataaacattaaaaaaaaattgtttttaattaggaaaatcCTCTTTCCTCCCTAGAATGCTTCAGCCAGCAAAGAGATCTTCCAAGAAGCAAGGAGACTGACAGAGGTCTAGCTGTCACAAACATCTATAAATTTACATTCTGAGAGGTTTTAAGATTCAAGAGAAAATACCAAGCTACTTTCCCCAGTGCCTGggccccctgcttccctccccccgTACCCACATGTCCTGGTAGGCCTTCTTCATGCCTTGGGCAGCAAGCTCCATGGTCCGAAGCACTTCTGCATTGGTGGTGGCATTCTCAATGGCCTCACGCTGAAACTCCAGGGTAGATAATGTCCCATCGGTTTGTGCCAGCTGCTGTTCGAATCTTTTCTTCCTCCGCAAAGCCTGTAGGGCAGCTGACCCAGCCCACACCCTGAGCATCAGAGCGAGAATCCCTTATGCTTCCCACCTGGGCCCGCCCAGTTGGCACCTCTCCCCCATTACCTCTCTTATTCTTGGTCCcatgcttcttggccatttgtagcTCCTGTTGAATCTTCTGCTCCAGAAACTCTTGTTTCTTGATCAAtatcttctctgtctccttcagttTCTGTATTGCCTCTTCAGGGGTTggccccttctccttcttccctggaGTGCAATCAAGCAGGCCCATATTGTGTGGAGGAAATAGATTAGCCACCAATCACTGAGCGCAGAGTGTGTGCTAGGCACCTGTCTTACTCTTAATCCCAAAATGACTCTCTATAATGAATATACTATCTTCACTTTACAAATGTGAAAAACAGGCATATATGTGTTAaataatcatttgtttaaaatcaCAGCTAGAGAGAATTGAGCAGGAATTGAAATGTGGCAGTATGACTTCCAAATCCAGTATTCTTTGCTATTTCAAATTGCCtttcggggcgcctaggtggctcagtcggttaagcggccgacttcggctcaggtcatgatctcgtggtccgtgagttcaagtcccgcgtcaggctctgtgctgacagctcagagcctggagcctgtctcagattctgtgtctccctctctctgaccctcccccattgatgctctgtctctctctgtctgaaaaataaataaacgttaaaaaataaataaatcaattaattaaaaaaacccaaaaaacaaaaaacaagttgcCTTTCAAGTCATTCCCAGgcttcccccccaacccccgcccccgagaagttttaggttcacagcaaatcTGAGTGGAAGATACaaagttcccatatacccctgcTGCCACATATGCATGGCCCTCCTATGAGCACATCCCCACTGGAGTTTGGTCACTTTTTATAATCGCTGTTCCACTTGCTGTCCTAGGAGATGCCCAAGGTCCTAACTCCACACCCTCAAACTGAACGAAGTGCAGggggtagagaaaaaaaaaaaaaaaaatctgatctcCATTTTCCCCTTCATCTTCTGCACTTCTGacagtaattaaaattaataaggcAGGCCCTtgcctgcttaaaatcctttcaCACTCTCCATTGCCTGCAAGATAAAATCTAAAACTTTAATGAGACATACAAGGCCCTTCTTGACCTGGCCCTTGTTCACCTCTCCATCCACACTTCTACTTTCCCCTTCTTCAGCTGGCGTGggcatgtgcgcgcgcgcgcacacccacgcacacgcacacacacacccaccagcCAGAACTCCTCTTTCCCCTAAGTATTACTACCATACTCGTTCCTGCCTGTTTTGCACACAGTTACCTCCCCCCTGGAGTACCTCAATTCTCCACCTGGCATACCTTAGCCCTCTGGATCACAACGCCTCACGCCTCTTCTGTGCTCCCCCTAGTTTTTAGGAACATCTCCATCATGGAGTTCCCACACTACACTATTACCAGTTTTTGCTGGTCTCCCCCACCAGATGGGAGTTTTAAGTAGACAATCTTTTTTCATCACCTCGGATTCCCCCCTTGGCCAGCATAGAGGAAGCACCAGTGTTTTGGAAAGGACTAGATGATGACAGTCGGAAACTCAACTCCCCAGCCTAAACAGTGGGGACCCTCCATTCACGTTCCGGCCCGACCCAGAGCTCTTCTCCCTGGGGCGGGGGAAGGAAGACAGCCAGAGCCAGACAGCCTGACAAGGCGGGGCCTCCTGGCACGTGAGGAGGCCTGGGCCCTGGACCGGGTTTTCGCGACAGCCGGGGGCCATGGCCTTCCCCACGCCCCCTTGGCCAGCACCACCAGCCCACCGGGCTCACCCGGGCTCACCCCGCCCGAAGAGTCTGCCGAGACCACTCATCTCCACCACCcttgcctctcctgcctcctctccgcGGCTTCTTGCAACTTCCGCCTGGCTCCCGGGAGGGTGCGGTCTCATCGCTCAGAGACCGGCCTGGGCCAATCCCTCCATGGGGCACCGCGGCGACATCATCAACATGAGCCAACGAGGCCACTTCTGCCACGTGACCCGAGCCACCAGCCCCCAACCCATTCGCTCCTCTTAAAGCGGCCGCTCCgtttttgattctttaaaaaggccgcccacccccaccccccaaaaaagcacagtatttgttttcctgaaaGGCAATGTGCAGGGTCTTACATCCCACTTCTTGGGGCCAGTGGAAGAGTTCTCCCGGCCCTTGACAGAGTTCAGGAATTGGGGCGCGGATGGTGTGAGCACAAGGGGGCCACAGTCGGGTGTGCCACAAGTTTCTTTGGCAGAGGCGGATGAAGTCTAATTCCACTCGCTCTGGTCTTGGCACCTCGGAAAAGCCAATACCGGCTACaaagctagaaaaacaaaaaccagccagAAGATTTCTGTCACACACAAACATACTTTAATAATTTACAAATACACCTGAAAATGCCTTCATgatttcctttcagttttatgCTTCAAATGAGGCTCATCCACAGGACTGGACCTCAGGGCCCAGCTTGGGCCTTTGCAAATGTCTCCAGTCCCTGACTTAGGGTTTGAAGATTCATTCCATTCTGGACATGAATGCAGGTAActcctagaaagaaaagaagccacaTTTCATCAGGCCTGTTGTTACTCTCACCTTTTTTGGGTGCACCCAAAAATTGCATGCAAGCTACCCATCCTGGACCTATCTATCTAACTGCTCCTAGGAACTTTCTCCTCATTCCCCAAAAGGCTAATCTCACCACTCTGTACCCAGTTTGCTGACGTCTAGGATATTCCGCTTCTCGTCATCAAAGAAGATCATCTGGGAGAAGACAACTCCAGTCTTCTGCTGCAACCTGTGCAAGGCGGGGCAGGGGGTGACCACACTGGCTTCTTAGCTCCTGCAGCCTCTCTGGCCTCCCAGCTTCTACCTTATCTCTGCATACCTCTCAAAGTGGGTGACCTTGCTGCCTGGGTAGATTTCCCGATGAACAAAGTATCTGTCAAGGTCAAAGAGCTCCAGTAGCTGGTTGGCCCCTTCAATCTCCCCTGTTCTGCAAAAAGGTGTAATAATAGATGGGATCAGCAGGGCCAGGGGCTGCAAGCCAAGTTATGTTTAACCAAGGGGAAATCAACTTGCTGTTTTTCCAGGATAAGTAGGCACCCTCGGTCCTTATTCGATTCCCCAGGCTTCCCGTCTGACACAGGCGGCGCTAAGCCAGTCAaggtttaataaataaaaggcacaggAAAGGGtacaattagaaaaatatgcaaatacgTGCAAATCTGCACCGCCAAAGTTTTTGTAGCCAAGGGGTTACACGAGACGCCTCCTCATGCATGCGTCTCTCAGCATGAGACCGACAGCTTTTTTTCAGTCGCTCTCCTTACCGTGAAGCGGCCGCGACGGGTACCTCAAGGCCCTGCAACCTTTCCAGGACGTCACGCACCTCTGGATACAGTCGGACGGTCTGGCCCCGCCTATCCCGGACGGCCCCGTCGCTGGAGGGCGAGAGCGCGCTCAGCGGAGGCCGGCCCCGCCCGGACCCGGTCTCCCCGGCGCCGCCTCACCTGCCCTTGTGGAACGGGGGGTCTACGTGCGTATCCACCCAGAACGGCCAGAGCGTGTAATCTGCGGGAGGACGGAGGGAGGGCTCAGGCTCGGAGCGCGCAGGGCCCCGAGAACTGCAGCGGGGCTTTGGAAAAGGAGAGCACGCCGCAAATCTCCCCGGGCCGGTTCCTCACCCAGATCGAAAACCGCCAGCTTTGGGAGCCGCGTCATGACCGGCGCTGGCAGGCTGCGCGATGCGAGGCGAGGCCTTGCGGCTGCAAACCGCCCCTCCTGCCTTAGAGAAACAGCGACTAGAGCGTCGCCGTGCGGAGCTGCGGCCGTGGGTCTGGAGGCCGCGCAAGAGCGCCTCCTGACGGCGGAGCGGGGGAAGGACTGTAGCTAAGTGCCCACGCCACCACCCACGGGACCGCAGTGGTCCATCTCTCCGAGAcaccttcttccctttcttctccacccAGCGTGGCGGGAATCGGCTAGAGACGCCAGGGAAGGGAGCCCTTTCATCCGACACCTCTCTCATTTTATCTTACCAGCTGAGACCTAAGTTATCCGTAGCTTTGTCACTCACTCTTCACTCAACCTTTCTCCGAATCCGCCTCTCTCCAGAACCCAGAGCCCTCCCCCGCATTCCAGCCATAAACATCGTAGGGTCTGTGAAGCCCTTGAGGCCTTTCTTGAACCGGGCCCAAATGGCCAGTAGGGCTACAATGGGATAGAATTCACTCTTCTGGTTTCTACTACCTACATCAGTAGTACACTGGTAAATGTGTAACAAccagtttggggggaggggctgattTGTATTGTTTGGCTTCTGTAAATATTCCTatcatggccaatttcaagctacaaGCAGGAAACCAATTATGGGGTTGGGAAGAGATGACAATAATTAGATCTCCTGAGCTGATAAGAACTGGCTCCACACCACTTAGAGCGGACTTTCCAACAGTCTGATAATCCCCCTAAGGGCACATTTACTTCCGTTGTCCTTCAGAAATGTAAAAGAGTATATACTGTGATGTGCACTTTTGTGCAATACAAGAAAGATTCCAGGAGgtcaggaaatattttattgGCAACTAGGGACATAGCCGTAAGAGAGGGAAGCACACAGGACTGCAAACTAAAACCCAATGGCCACCAAGGGCCCTTTGGGTCAGGAACACCACATCCTGGGGTCCTCACGGTCTTCTGCCAAACAAGACTGGGCATCCAGGAGAGGGGGCAGTGGCTCTGGTGTCCCACAGAGTGAGAGGACATATGATGCCTCATTAGGAGCGACAAGGTAAGGAGGTAAAACAGAGGGAGGGTCCATCACTGCCTAAGGCCACCTCCTCCTCTCAGAGCCAACACCAGGTGGAGGACTGAACCACCTAGGATCTTGTAATCAGCTGCTGTCTTCTCATCATTCCTGCAGGAAAAggcggcaaaaaaaaaaaggggggggggattagAAATACCATCTAGAACAAGATTCTTATGCTTAGTTTTTTGAGTCTTTCTGGGGGGTCTATGAATGCAGAAagaatttacatctttatttttactaaCCCCTTAAAtgaaatttgataatttttttttaatgtttatttatttttgagacaatgtgggAAATAGAGTGcaagcggcggaggggcagacagagggagacacagaatctgaagtgggctccaagctctgagctgttagcacagagcctgatgcagggctcgaactcacaaaccgtgagatcatgacctgagcagaagttggaagcttaactgactgagccactctggcacccctatatttcttttaattttgaacaCAGACAAAAAACCCACAGAGGTATTAGCAACATGGGTGACCTGTGGAAAGAAATTTCATAACATAACTGTTtgcaagtattttgaaaatatatcaaaattatggTAATTATTCCTACCATTAGACCTTAATGTATTAATAAaccacatatattattttttcacaaATTTGTTTTTAGTATCTTGAGAACCGTATCTCA
This window harbors:
- the TSSK4 gene encoding testis-specific serine/threonine-protein kinase 4 isoform X1, whose amino-acid sequence is MRKGDTLEVAPPTSAYRSVMEEYGYEVGKVIGNGSYGMVYEAYYTKQKITVAVKIISKKKASEDYLNKFLPREIQVMKVLRHKYLINFYQAIETTSRVYIILELAQGGDVLEWIQHYGACSEPHAGKWFSQMTLGIAYLHSKGIVHRLTPSLSAAGRDLKLENLLLDKWENVKISDFGFAKMVPSNQTVRGSSSYRHMNCFTHLSRTYCGSFAYACPEILLGLPYNPFLSDTWSMGVILYTLVVARLPFDDTNLLKLLKETQKEVTFPPNYSISQECKNLVFQTLCQATKRATILDIIKDPWVLKFQPEQPTHEIRLLEAMCQPPSTTNRHQSLEINT
- the TSSK4 gene encoding testis-specific serine/threonine-protein kinase 4 isoform X2, which translates into the protein MRKGDTLEVAPPTSAYRSVMEEYGYEVGKVIGNGSYGMVYEAYYTKQKITVAVKIISKKKASEDYLNKFLPREIQVMKVLRHKYLINFYQAIETTSRVYIILELAQGGDVLEWIQHYGACSEPHAGKWFSQMTLGIAYLHSKGIVHRDLKLENLLLDKWENVKISDFGFAKMVPSNQTVRGSSSYRHMNCFTHLSRTYCGSFAYACPEILLGLPYNPFLSDTWSMGVILYTLVVARLPFDDTNLLKLLKETQKEVTFPPNYSISQECKNLVFQTLCQATKRATILDIIKDPWVLKFQPEQPTHEIRLLEAMCQPPSTTNRHQSLEINT
- the TSSK4 gene encoding testis-specific serine/threonine-protein kinase 4 isoform X3, with amino-acid sequence MRLTTQSRRSRWLSRSSQRRRPLRTTLTSSCPVRYRFDGSLFRGQVMKVLRHKYLINFYQAIETTSRVYIILELAQGGDVLEWIQHYGACSEPHAGKWFSQMTLGIAYLHSKGIVHRDLKLENLLLDKWENVKISDFGFAKMVPSNQTVRGSSSYRHMNCFTHLSRTYCGSFAYACPEILLGLPYNPFLSDTWSMGVILYTLVVARLPFDDTNLLKLLKETQKEVTFPPNYSISQECKNLVFQTLCQATKRATILDIIKDPWVLKFQPEQPTHEIRLLEAMCQPPSTTNRHQSLEINT
- the CHMP4A gene encoding charged multivesicular body protein 4a isoform X2, which codes for MFVCDRNLLAGFCFSSFVAGIGFSEVPRPERVELDFIRLCQRNLWHTRLWPPCAHTIRAPIPELCQGPGELFHWPQEVGWKKEKGPTPEEAIQKLKETEKILIKKQEFLEQKIQQELQMAKKHGTKNKRAALQALRRKKRFEQQLAQTDGTLSTLEFQREAIENATTNAEVLRTMELAAQGMKKAYQDMDIDKVDELMADITEQQEVAQQISDAISRPVGFDVDEDELLEELEKLEQEELAQELLHVGDKEEEPPIKLPGVPSTHLPEEPAPKADEDEEALKQLAEWVS
- the CHMP4A gene encoding charged multivesicular body protein 4a isoform X4: MRPHPPGSQAEVARSRGEEAGEARVVEMSGLGRLFGRGKKEKGPTPEEAIQKLKETEKILIKKQEFLEQKIQQELQMAKKHGTKNKRAALQALRRKKRFEQQLAQTDGTLSTLEFQREAIENATTNAEVLRTMELAAQGMKKAYQDMDIDKVDELMADITEQQEVAQQISDAISRPVGFDVDEDELLEELEKLEQEELAQELLHVGDKEEEPPIKLPGVPSTHLPEEPAPKADEDEEALKQLAEWVS
- the CHMP4A gene encoding charged multivesicular body protein 4a isoform X6, which translates into the protein MLAKGGIRGKKEKGPTPEEAIQKLKETEKILIKKQEFLEQKIQQELQMAKKHGTKNKRAALQALRRKKRFEQQLAQTDGTLSTLEFQREAIENATTNAEVLRTMELAAQGMKKAYQDMDIDKVDELMADITEQQEVAQQISDAISRPVGFDVDEDELLEELEKLEQEELAQELLHVGDKEEEPPIKLPGVPSTHLPEEPAPKADEDEEALKQLAEWVS
- the CHMP4A gene encoding charged multivesicular body protein 4a isoform X1, translating into MFVCDRNLLAGFCFSSFVAGIGFSEVPRPERVELDFIRLCQRNLWHTRLWPPCAHTIRAPIPELCQGPGELFHWPQEVGWKKEKGPTPEEAIQKLKETEKILIKKQEFLEQKIQQELQMAKKHGTKNKRAALQALRRKKRFEQQLAQTDGTLSTLEFQREAIENATTNAEVLRTMELAAQGMKKAYQDMDIDKVDELMADITEQQEVAQQISDAISRPVGFDVDEDELLEELEKLEQEELAQELLHVGDKEEEPPIKLPGVPSTHLPEEPASCVPWCGAASAGRKKHIFPVCTELLWEFAAAQQAEGPLLYVLC
- the CHMP4A gene encoding charged multivesicular body protein 4a isoform X3, with the translated sequence MRPHPPGSQAEVARSRGEEAGEARVVEMSGLGRLFGRGKKEKGPTPEEAIQKLKETEKILIKKQEFLEQKIQQELQMAKKHGTKNKRAALQALRRKKRFEQQLAQTDGTLSTLEFQREAIENATTNAEVLRTMELAAQGMKKAYQDMDIDKVDELMADITEQQEVAQQISDAISRPVGFDVDEDELLEELEKLEQEELAQELLHVGDKEEEPPIKLPGVPSTHLPEEPASCVPWCGAASAGRKKHIFPVCTELLWEFAAAQQAEGPLLYVLC
- the CHMP4A gene encoding charged multivesicular body protein 4a isoform X5 — encoded protein: MLAKGGIRGKKEKGPTPEEAIQKLKETEKILIKKQEFLEQKIQQELQMAKKHGTKNKRAALQALRRKKRFEQQLAQTDGTLSTLEFQREAIENATTNAEVLRTMELAAQGMKKAYQDMDIDKVDELMADITEQQEVAQQISDAISRPVGFDVDEDELLEELEKLEQEELAQELLHVGDKEEEPPIKLPGVPSTHLPEEPASCVPWCGAASAGRKKHIFPVCTELLWEFAAAQQAEGPLLYVLC
- the LOC123583451 gene encoding magnesium-dependent phosphatase 1, with the protein product MTRLPKLAVFDLDYTLWPFWVDTHVDPPFHKGSDGAVRDRRGQTVRLYPEVRDVLERLQGLEVPVAAASRTGEIEGANQLLELFDLDRYFVHREIYPGSKVTHFERLQQKTGVVFSQMIFFDDEKRNILDVSKLGVTCIHVQNGMNLQTLSQGLETFAKAQAGP